Proteins encoded in a region of the Muntiacus reevesi chromosome 21, mMunRee1.1, whole genome shotgun sequence genome:
- the LOC136152448 gene encoding olfactory receptor 5K3-like, whose protein sequence is MTEHNLSLATEFILVGFTDHPQLKIPLFLVFFTIYLITMVGNLGLVALIVTEHRLHTPMYIFLGNLALMDSCCSSAITPKMLQNLFSKDRMISLYECIVQFYFFCLAETADSFLLAAMAYDRYVAICKPLQYHTMMSKKLCIQMTTGAYIAGNLHSIIHVGFLFRLTFCRSHQINHFFCDVLPLYRLSCTDPYINQLIVFIFSGSIQTFTITTVIISYLFILFTIFKIKSNKSRGKGLSTCASHFLSVSIFYGSLLFMYIRPSSVNEEEKDIPVAIFYTLVIPLLNPFIYSLRNKEVIKVMKRIMKIL, encoded by the coding sequence ATGACTGAGCATAATCTCTCCTTGGCAACTGAATTTATTCTCGTAGGATTTACAGACCACCCACAGCTGAAGATCCCTCTTTTTCTGGTGTTCTTCACCATCTATCTGATCACCATGGTGGGGAATCTTGGCCTGGTGGCATTGATAGTCACAGAGCATCGCCTTCACACACCAATGTACATCTTCCTGGGAAATCTCGCTCTGATGGATTCCTGTTGCTCCAGTGCCATTACCCCCAAGATGCTACAGAACCTCTTTTCCAAAGACAGAATGATTTCCCTCTATGAATGCAtagtacaattttattttttctgccttGCTGAAACTGCAGATAGCTTTCTCCTGGCAGCAATGGCCTATGATCGCTATGTGGCCATTTGCAAACCACTGCAGTACCACACCATGATGTCaaagaaactctgcattcagatgaccACAGGGGCCTACATAGCTGGAAACCTGCACTCCATTATTCACGTAGGGTTTCTGTTTAGGCTAACTTTCTGCAGGTCTCATCAAATCAACCACTTCTTTTGTGATGTCCTTCCATTATACAGACTCTCCTGTACTGACCCTTATATCAATCAACTGATAGTATTTATCTTTTCAGGGTCAATTCAAACCTTTACCATTACCACAGTAATAATCTCTTACCTTTTCATCCTTttcacaattttcaaaataaaatctaacaAGAGCAGAGGCAAAGGCTTATCTACATGTGCATCccactttctctctgtctcaatTTTCTACGGttctcttctcttcatgtatATTCGACCAAGTtcagtcaatgaagaagaaaaagacataccTGTTGCTATTTTTTATACTCTAGTTATTCCTTTATTAAACCCTTTTATCTATAGTCTAAGAAATAAGGAAGTAATAAAAGTCATGAAAAGAATTATGAAGATTTTATAA